A genomic stretch from Dissulfurispira thermophila includes:
- a CDS encoding molybdopterin-dependent oxidoreductase — translation MITVTIDGKKITLQKAITILKAAEKAGIKIPTLCHHDMLEPYGGCRLCLVEIEKMPRLQTACTQYVADGMVIWTETERVVEARKGILEFLLINHPLDCPYCDKAGECDLQDLVVKYGPSTGRFVEGKRTHPENYDDPIIVRNMERCILCARCVRMCDKVQGASAISITNRSSKSFVEPFSGGRYNCEYCGNCLTVCPVGAIMSRLHKHTYRPWQIEKEVDTVCSFCGVGCSLTLQVRGNSIVRAIPVLHPKGSYDFLGTPRHDKGLNKGLLCNRGRFGYDYVGSKNRLDSPLIKKDGEFKRATWDEAFSYIASRLKEIKDTYGSNSIAGIASGRCTNEDNYVFQKFMRVVLGTNNIDSVAGFAYAQAQKFFENIFGQGVTANPIHGIANSDGIFVVGGDPTSVNPVLGLQIRAGYQKAVPVITMGYANGLKIFSSKKLIPHPFTETALLLSLITGIRNERPLCGLNSAFEKIIRDIPVVEIEEAQEICGIASKDINYAIDTLSVMTNPAIIIGRDIIQKTHGHTNLLLLAALIYLLNGRIYLLSELPNEQGLVDMGCLPDMLLGGRPMAVDIFRKRYEEFFGVEVSSDLGYSLMEMIDAAHHNKIKAMYVIGDDAVSNLPNRRYVSDALSKLDFLVVHDVFMTDIAYMADVVIPSLSWAEKEGSYTNLERRLQMTKKAVDGIGIEDWKAIANVSRMLGFDMDYRGFEDIFSEITRVSPLYKDISLEDINTGQCMWPYKGEPLRHGMSIEGIEIPDIKSMIERSDRRKIYIGIDDPLFQADSLSRNSDALMSIAPEPYVRISKTLSQELLVANGEDITVQTDYGSVDLSVQIDSDVPRNVILIPKNYNGTGVFEVMKWQMHLVTKSPIMDFTECVIKKRQVEAEVLGEKGVLV, via the coding sequence ATGATTACCGTGACTATAGATGGAAAAAAGATAACGCTCCAGAAGGCTATAACTATTCTTAAGGCAGCGGAAAAAGCAGGTATAAAGATCCCAACGCTTTGTCATCATGACATGCTTGAGCCTTATGGAGGGTGCAGGTTATGTCTTGTGGAAATAGAAAAGATGCCGAGACTTCAGACCGCATGCACACAATATGTTGCAGATGGTATGGTTATATGGACAGAGACAGAAAGGGTTGTTGAGGCAAGAAAGGGTATTTTGGAGTTTTTGTTGATAAATCATCCACTCGACTGTCCTTATTGTGATAAGGCAGGTGAGTGCGACCTTCAGGACCTTGTTGTAAAATACGGTCCTTCCACAGGAAGATTTGTAGAGGGCAAAAGGACCCATCCTGAAAATTATGATGACCCGATTATTGTAAGAAATATGGAGCGGTGTATCTTGTGTGCAAGGTGTGTGAGAATGTGCGATAAAGTGCAAGGGGCATCTGCTATTTCGATTACTAACAGGAGCAGTAAGTCTTTTGTAGAGCCATTTTCAGGGGGAAGATATAATTGTGAGTATTGTGGGAACTGTCTGACTGTCTGCCCCGTAGGTGCAATAATGTCCAGGCTTCATAAGCACACATATAGACCGTGGCAGATAGAAAAAGAGGTGGATACGGTATGTTCATTTTGTGGAGTGGGATGTTCTCTCACACTTCAGGTAAGAGGTAATTCTATTGTCAGGGCAATACCAGTTCTGCACCCCAAAGGATCTTACGATTTTTTGGGGACACCGAGGCATGATAAGGGATTGAATAAGGGGCTCCTCTGTAACAGAGGGCGTTTTGGTTATGACTATGTTGGGAGTAAAAATAGGCTTGATTCTCCGTTGATTAAGAAAGACGGAGAATTCAAAAGAGCTACATGGGATGAGGCATTTTCATATATAGCCAGTCGTCTAAAAGAAATAAAAGATACATATGGCAGTAATTCAATAGCTGGTATTGCATCAGGTAGATGCACTAATGAGGATAATTATGTGTTTCAAAAATTCATGAGGGTTGTACTCGGGACAAATAATATAGACTCTGTAGCAGGCTTTGCATATGCGCAGGCACAAAAATTCTTTGAAAATATATTTGGACAGGGTGTAACAGCAAATCCTATACATGGAATAGCTAACTCAGATGGGATTTTTGTTGTAGGAGGAGATCCAACATCTGTAAATCCCGTGCTTGGCTTGCAGATAAGGGCAGGGTATCAGAAGGCTGTGCCTGTAATAACAATGGGATATGCGAATGGATTAAAGATATTTTCCTCAAAAAAACTGATTCCCCATCCATTTACAGAGACAGCACTCTTATTGTCTCTGATAACAGGTATAAGAAATGAAAGGCCATTGTGCGGCTTGAATTCTGCATTTGAGAAGATTATAAGAGACATTCCAGTGGTTGAGATAGAGGAGGCTCAAGAGATCTGCGGTATAGCATCAAAGGATATTAATTATGCTATAGATACACTCTCTGTTATGACCAATCCAGCGATTATTATAGGCAGAGACATTATCCAGAAGACACATGGACATACAAATCTGCTCTTACTTGCAGCACTTATATATTTACTAAATGGCAGGATATATCTGCTTTCAGAATTACCTAATGAACAAGGTCTTGTAGATATGGGGTGTCTGCCTGATATGCTTTTGGGTGGAAGACCTATGGCAGTCGATATATTTAGAAAAAGGTATGAGGAATTTTTTGGGGTGGAGGTTTCATCTGATTTAGGATATAGCCTTATGGAGATGATAGATGCTGCACACCATAATAAGATAAAGGCAATGTATGTGATTGGAGATGATGCGGTGTCAAATCTCCCGAATAGGAGGTATGTCAGTGATGCATTGTCCAAACTCGATTTTTTAGTGGTGCATGATGTTTTTATGACAGATATAGCTTATATGGCTGATGTGGTGATACCTTCTCTTTCATGGGCAGAAAAGGAAGGTTCTTATACTAATCTGGAGCGAAGGCTACAGATGACGAAAAAGGCTGTAGATGGTATCGGAATAGAGGACTGGAAGGCAATTGCTAATGTCAGCAGAATGCTTGGATTTGATATGGATTACAGGGGTTTTGAAGATATATTTTCAGAAATAACAAGGGTCTCACCTCTTTATAAAGATATATCTCTTGAAGACATCAATACAGGACAATGCATGTGGCCTTATAAAGGAGAGCCTTTGAGGCATGGAATGAGTATTGAGGGTATTGAGATTCCTGATATTAAATCTATGATTGAAAGGTCTGATAGGAGAAAGATTTATATAGGCATAGATGACCCTTTATTTCAGGCTGATAGTTTAAGTAGGAATTCTGATGCACTCATGAGTATAGCACCTGAACCATATGTAAGGATTAGCAAGACACTATCACAAGAGTTGTTGGTAGCAAATGGCGAGGATATTACTGTGCAGACAGATTATGGAAGTGTTGATTTATCTGTGCAAATAGATTCAGATGTGCCAAGAAATGTTATTCTGATCCCTAAAAATTATAATGGCACAGGGGTTTTTGAGGTTATGAAATGGCAGATGCATCTTGTAACAAAATCTCCTATTATGGATTTTACAGAATGTGTCATTAAAAAAAGACAGGTTGAGGCTGAAGTATTAGGTGAAAAGGGGGTGTTAGTTTGA
- a CDS encoding NADH-quinone oxidoreductase subunit A yields the protein MDPRAIGSVSPGSYMPTEYLPILIIMIIAFAFGAGALLVGGIFRLKRPYKEKLMPYESGNPPVGEPRYRFSIKFYIIAMLFVIFDVEAVFLYPWAVVYEKIGLYALIEMMLFIAILVVGYIYAWKKEAFKWD from the coding sequence ATGGATCCCCGTGCAATAGGTTCAGTATCACCCGGCAGTTACATGCCAACAGAGTACCTACCAATATTAATCATCATGATTATAGCCTTTGCATTTGGAGCAGGTGCATTGCTTGTGGGTGGGATTTTTAGGCTCAAGAGACCCTATAAAGAGAAGTTGATGCCTTATGAATCAGGAAACCCGCCGGTAGGAGAGCCGAGATATAGGTTTAGTATTAAGTTTTACATCATAGCAATGCTTTTTGTGATATTTGATGTTGAGGCAGTATTTTTGTATCCATGGGCCGTTGTGTATGAAAAGATAGGGCTTTATGCATTGATTGAGATGATGCTTTTTATAGCAATATTAGTGGTTGGCTACATATACGCATGGAAAAAAGAGGCATTTAAGTGGGACTAA
- a CDS encoding ABC transporter ATP-binding protein — MIQLNSIKKVFNAGKPNEFIAVDNVSLLIETEKITVLRGPSGSGKTTLLSIIGCMSRPTSGRMNIFGRELTSLPERFLTEIRRKTFGFVFQQFNLIKGITVLENIMLPAYPVGEKYSLLRKRAMSLLDIFNLSGKVNSKVEWLSGGEAQRTAIARALINDPSIIIADEPTAHLDTRLSYEFMAYMKDLKAQGKTIIIASHDPIVCDAPVIDRIINIRDGKIAEQWL, encoded by the coding sequence ATGATACAACTTAATAGCATAAAGAAAGTCTTCAATGCTGGCAAGCCAAATGAATTTATCGCTGTAGATAATGTAAGCCTTTTGATAGAAACAGAAAAGATTACTGTCTTAAGAGGTCCGAGCGGCTCTGGAAAGACCACGCTTTTAAGCATTATTGGCTGCATGTCAAGACCAACAAGCGGAAGGATGAATATTTTTGGTCGTGAACTCACTAGCTTGCCTGAGAGGTTTCTCACTGAAATAAGAAGAAAGACATTTGGTTTTGTCTTTCAGCAGTTTAATTTGATTAAAGGCATTACTGTCTTAGAAAATATCATGCTTCCAGCATATCCAGTTGGGGAAAAATACAGCTTACTCCGAAAGAGGGCTATGAGTCTGCTTGATATTTTTAATCTTTCAGGCAAAGTTAATTCAAAGGTTGAATGGCTCTCTGGAGGAGAGGCTCAAAGGACTGCTATTGCGCGTGCACTTATTAATGATCCATCAATAATAATAGCTGATGAGCCCACTGCACATCTTGACACCAGGCTCTCTTATGAGTTTATGGCTTATATGAAAGACCTGAAGGCTCAAGGGAAGACAATTATAATAGCAAGTCATGACCCTATTGTGTGTGATGCACCCGTAATAGACAGGATTATTAACATCAGAGATGGGAAAATTGCTGAACAATGGTTATAA
- the nuoD gene encoding NADH dehydrogenase (quinone) subunit D, which produces MTAVAKELKTKEITISMGPQHPATHGVLRVVLELDGETVVKCTPYVGYLHRGVEKLSENRTYLSALPLTDRLDYISSMSNNVGYCVAVERLFGIEPPERAKYIRTIMCEMTRISSHIIGLTTHMLDIGAMTPFLYGFRDRERLIDLFEMTCGARLTVSYARIGGVRNDVSQEFLDKLYEFTEEFPKIIQEQYETLIDENRIWLQRTKGIGIISAEDAINWGLTGPTLRGSGVPYDVRKYAPYDAYPYVEFDVPIGKNGDVYDRYKCRMEELKQSNRIIKQCIEKMPRGPIMAPDAPKFTLPPKDKVLTDMESLIHQFVLITKGPIAAPVGEIYAATEVPKGELGFYIVSDGSGRPYRMRLRAPSFVHVSVLPKLCEDALVADVIANIGTIDIVLGECDR; this is translated from the coding sequence ATGACAGCAGTAGCAAAAGAACTAAAGACTAAAGAAATTACCATAAGCATGGGTCCTCAGCATCCGGCTACACACGGAGTCTTGAGGGTGGTGCTTGAGCTCGATGGAGAGACAGTGGTTAAATGCACGCCCTATGTTGGCTATCTTCATAGAGGTGTTGAGAAATTATCAGAAAATAGGACATATCTATCAGCACTGCCTTTAACAGACAGATTGGATTATATCTCGAGCATGTCTAATAATGTCGGCTATTGTGTTGCAGTGGAAAGGCTCTTTGGTATAGAACCTCCTGAAAGGGCTAAATATATAAGAACAATCATGTGTGAGATGACGAGGATAAGTAGCCATATTATCGGACTCACTACACATATGCTCGATATTGGTGCTATGACCCCATTTTTGTATGGATTTAGAGACAGGGAGAGATTGATTGATTTGTTTGAGATGACATGCGGTGCAAGGCTCACAGTTAGCTATGCAAGAATAGGCGGGGTCAGAAACGATGTCAGTCAGGAGTTTTTAGATAAATTATACGAATTTACTGAGGAGTTTCCAAAGATAATCCAAGAGCAGTATGAGACCCTTATAGATGAAAACAGGATATGGCTGCAGAGGACAAAAGGCATAGGCATTATAAGCGCAGAAGATGCAATAAACTGGGGTCTTACAGGTCCAACTCTGCGAGGTTCAGGAGTTCCTTATGATGTGAGGAAATATGCGCCTTATGATGCATATCCATATGTGGAATTTGATGTCCCTATAGGAAAAAATGGTGATGTGTATGACAGGTATAAATGCAGGATGGAGGAATTAAAGCAGTCAAACAGGATTATCAAACAATGCATAGAAAAGATGCCGCGAGGTCCTATTATGGCTCCTGATGCTCCAAAATTCACACTGCCTCCAAAAGATAAGGTATTAACAGACATGGAATCATTAATACACCAGTTTGTCTTGATAACAAAAGGTCCGATAGCAGCGCCAGTAGGAGAAATATATGCTGCAACAGAGGTCCCAAAGGGTGAATTAGGGTTTTATATTGTAAGCGATGGAAGTGGAAGACCCTATAGGATGAGATTGAGGGCGCCTTCATTTGTGCATGTGTCTGTCTTGCCGAAACTCTGTGAGGATGCCCTTGTAGCTGATGTGATTGCAAATATAGGAACAATAGATATAGTGCTTGGTGAGTGTGATAGATAG
- the trpC gene encoding indole-3-glycerol phosphate synthase TrpC: protein MVNILNTIVRKKAERLNLAKSTAPINELKKRIYDIDKTRNFADAVKKTDKKIKLIAEIKKASPSKGLIRKDFDPIKIASIYDKKPVSAISVLSEEDFFQGNLSYIKMVKDVTSKPILRKDFIFDEYQIYESRANHADAILLIAAILEKNQAEEYLHLAKDLGLYVLFEVHDEDDLEKALLIDADIIGINNRDLKTLEIDLSTTFSLKKDIPKDKIVVSESGIKNRNDVLKLETIGIDAMLIGSSLMQAKDIGKKIDELLN, encoded by the coding sequence ATGGTTAACATTTTAAATACAATTGTCAGAAAAAAGGCTGAAAGATTAAATCTTGCCAAAAGCACTGCTCCTATTAATGAGCTAAAAAAGCGCATCTATGATATTGACAAGACAAGGAACTTTGCAGATGCCGTAAAAAAAACAGATAAAAAGATAAAGCTCATTGCAGAGATAAAAAAGGCATCGCCTTCAAAAGGTCTCATCAGAAAAGACTTTGACCCAATTAAAATAGCATCCATATATGATAAAAAACCTGTGAGTGCTATATCAGTGCTCAGTGAAGAAGATTTTTTTCAGGGCAATCTGTCATACATTAAAATGGTCAAAGATGTAACCTCAAAGCCAATCTTAAGAAAAGACTTTATTTTCGATGAATACCAGATATATGAATCAAGAGCAAATCACGCTGATGCCATACTCTTGATTGCAGCCATCCTTGAAAAAAATCAGGCAGAGGAATATCTGCACCTTGCCAAAGATTTAGGGCTTTATGTCTTATTTGAAGTCCATGATGAAGATGATTTAGAAAAGGCACTTTTAATAGATGCAGATATTATAGGCATCAATAATCGAGACCTCAAGACATTAGAGATTGACTTATCCACTACTTTTAGCCTAAAAAAAGATATTCCAAAAGATAAGATAGTAGTAAGCGAAAGCGGGATAAAAAACAGAAACGATGTGCTTAAGCTTGAAACAATAGGGATAGATGCAATGCTTATTGGTAGTTCATTAATGCAAGCAAAAGACATTGGCAAGAAGATAGATGAGTTACTAAATTAA
- the nuoF gene encoding NADH-quinone oxidoreductase subunit NuoF codes for MERFLLKNIDRSDLTDMDEYIKFGGYSAILKALEMKPSDIIDEVKRSGLRGRGGAGFPTGMKWSFAAADPKKPKYLICNADEGEPGTFKDKPILEKNPHLLIEGMIISGYALQAEYGYIYLRGEYPKAKDILEKAIKQAYNRGYLGDNIHGKEVNFHLYVHQGAGAYICGEETALIESLEGKRGQPKIKPPFPVNEGFLSKPTVVNNVETLANIPYIIEIGAEAYSKIGSPECPGPKLFSVSGNVKNPGVYELPMGTTLREIIYTHCGGIRDDKKLKAVIPGGISTPILTPDKIDCPMDFVNMPKYGSMLGSGAVMVFDETVDLAKICLRAMKFFEHESCGKCTPCREGIGWMRAILERICSGSGMAGDIELLIEVSKNIAGKTFCPLGDGAAVVVQSFINNFRQEFEQHISKEFSKEIKVAA; via the coding sequence ATGGAGAGGTTTTTGTTGAAAAATATAGACAGGTCTGATTTAACTGATATGGATGAATATATTAAATTCGGGGGATACAGTGCCATTTTAAAGGCACTGGAGATGAAGCCCTCAGATATTATTGATGAGGTCAAGAGGTCTGGATTGCGCGGCAGAGGTGGTGCAGGCTTTCCAACAGGCATGAAGTGGTCATTTGCAGCAGCAGACCCTAAAAAGCCAAAATATCTCATTTGTAATGCAGATGAAGGTGAGCCGGGTACATTTAAAGACAAGCCAATACTCGAAAAAAATCCACACCTTTTGATAGAGGGGATGATTATATCAGGATATGCACTTCAGGCAGAATATGGATATATTTATCTGAGGGGTGAGTATCCAAAGGCAAAGGATATATTGGAAAAGGCAATTAAACAGGCTTATAATAGGGGTTATCTTGGAGACAATATACACGGAAAGGAGGTAAACTTCCATCTCTATGTGCATCAGGGTGCTGGTGCATATATATGCGGAGAAGAGACAGCCCTTATAGAGTCACTTGAGGGCAAAAGAGGACAGCCAAAAATAAAGCCCCCATTTCCCGTCAATGAGGGGTTTCTTTCAAAGCCAACTGTTGTAAATAATGTAGAGACACTTGCAAATATTCCGTATATCATAGAAATTGGTGCTGAGGCATACTCAAAAATTGGCAGTCCTGAGTGTCCTGGTCCTAAATTGTTTTCTGTAAGTGGCAATGTGAAAAATCCGGGTGTATATGAATTGCCAATGGGTACAACATTAAGGGAGATTATTTATACGCACTGTGGAGGCATCCGTGATGATAAAAAGCTCAAGGCTGTAATACCCGGTGGTATATCAACTCCAATACTTACTCCTGACAAAATAGATTGTCCAATGGATTTTGTGAATATGCCCAAATATGGTAGTATGCTTGGCTCAGGCGCTGTCATGGTCTTTGATGAGACAGTTGACCTTGCAAAGATATGTCTTAGGGCAATGAAGTTTTTTGAACATGAATCATGCGGTAAATGCACGCCATGCAGAGAAGGTATTGGGTGGATGAGGGCAATCCTTGAGAGAATATGTAGTGGGTCAGGCATGGCAGGTGATATAGAATTGCTGATTGAGGTGTCAAAAAATATTGCAGGCAAGACATTCTGTCCATTAGGAGATGGTGCAGCAGTAGTTGTGCAGAGTTTTATAAATAATTTCAGGCAGGAATTTGAACAGCACATCAGCAAAGAGTTCAGTAAGGAGATAAAAGTAGCAGCATGA
- a CDS encoding NADH-quinone oxidoreductase subunit C, with translation MMEPKEIAGLIKDRYPTEVKDITEFRGQVSVVIKKDRLKEIMKYLFSTPELYFDYLEDLCGVDYAGKKDNRFEVVYHLYSMRHRHMIRIKAEVPEDDCNIDSVTDIWAGANWHERECFDMFGIRFNGHPDLRRILMPEDWEGYPLRKDYPLKADLGEMEWKGYKETIEIAERNKIYEIR, from the coding sequence ATGATGGAGCCTAAAGAAATAGCAGGGCTAATCAAAGACAGGTATCCAACAGAAGTAAAGGATATAACAGAATTTCGTGGGCAGGTGTCTGTGGTAATAAAAAAAGATAGGCTAAAAGAGATAATGAAATATCTTTTTAGCACCCCGGAGTTGTATTTTGACTATCTCGAAGACCTTTGTGGTGTTGATTATGCAGGCAAAAAAGATAACAGGTTTGAGGTTGTTTATCACTTGTATTCTATGCGGCACAGGCATATGATAAGAATAAAGGCAGAGGTCCCAGAGGATGACTGCAATATAGACAGTGTAACTGATATATGGGCAGGGGCAAACTGGCATGAGAGGGAATGTTTTGATATGTTTGGAATCAGATTTAACGGACACCCTGATTTAAGAAGAATACTTATGCCAGAGGACTGGGAAGGCTATCCATTGAGAAAAGACTATCCATTAAAGGCAGACCTTGGTGAAATGGAGTGGAAGGGATATAAGGAAACAATAGAGATTGCAGAGAGGAATAAGATATATGAGATCAGATAG
- the nuoE gene encoding NADH-quinone oxidoreductase subunit NuoE yields MLSERVVNEINQIQKRYLDARACLLPALYVVQREHGWISPDALEAVGDLLNVPKATVKGVSTFYSMFRHRPIGRHVIQLCTNVACMIMGAERLVDILRSRYGIEPNSTTDDGRFSLVIMECIGACGTAPAMLVDSDFYDNLTEENVIEILERYK; encoded by the coding sequence GTGTTAAGTGAAAGGGTTGTAAATGAAATTAATCAAATACAGAAGAGGTATCTTGATGCCCGCGCTTGTCTTTTGCCAGCCCTTTATGTTGTCCAGAGAGAGCATGGCTGGATAAGTCCTGATGCATTAGAGGCAGTGGGTGATTTGTTGAATGTGCCAAAGGCAACAGTTAAGGGCGTTTCTACATTTTACTCGATGTTCAGACATAGACCTATTGGCAGGCATGTTATTCAACTCTGCACAAATGTTGCTTGCATGATTATGGGTGCAGAGAGGCTTGTTGATATATTGAGATCGAGATATGGTATTGAGCCAAACAGCACAACAGATGATGGCAGATTTTCTCTTGTAATTATGGAGTGCATTGGTGCATGTGGCACAGCACCAGCAATGCTTGTGGATAGTGATTTTTATGATAATCTTACAGAAGAAAATGTAATAGAGATTTTGGAGAGATATAAGTAA
- a CDS encoding NADH-quinone oxidoreductase subunit J, producing the protein MLPKIFFGYFSVVMIVLSILIITRRNPVHSVLWMLALFFHIAALYLFLNAEFLSAVQLILYAGAILVLFLFVIMMLNLKEELTAERFIGEWPIGVALGISILMFIYFAISKFIQGPTGQYTIEAIKKETHTKTIGKVLYTEYLFPFEIASLILLIAIVGAIVLAKKKRSEG; encoded by the coding sequence ATGCTGCCAAAGATATTTTTTGGGTACTTTTCAGTAGTGATGATAGTGCTATCAATATTAATCATAACGAGGAGAAATCCCGTGCACAGCGTGTTGTGGATGCTGGCATTGTTCTTTCATATAGCAGCATTATATTTATTTTTAAATGCAGAGTTTTTATCAGCAGTGCAACTTATATTGTATGCTGGTGCTATACTTGTCTTGTTTCTCTTTGTCATAATGATGCTTAATCTTAAAGAAGAACTTACAGCAGAAAGGTTTATAGGCGAATGGCCAATAGGTGTGGCACTGGGTATATCTATTTTGATGTTTATATATTTTGCTATAAGCAAATTCATACAAGGACCCACAGGGCAATATACCATAGAGGCAATCAAGAAAGAGACGCACACAAAGACCATCGGAAAGGTCTTATATACAGAATATTTATTTCCATTTGAGATAGCATCCTTGATATTACTTATAGCAATAGTTGGTGCAATCGTATTGGCGAAAAAGAAAAGATCGGAGGGATAA
- the nuoI gene encoding NADH-quinone oxidoreductase subunit NuoI, which yields MTIKDIAKKVFLIEIFKGMALTLRMMFTHAVTRQYPEERREPFPGFRGLHALVRNPDGKARCVGCGLCAAICPSQCINIYTSESKDHKKVVDRYEIEVLRCVYCAFCVEACPFGAVVLTPHFEYSDYSRDALYMDKEKLLSNWDKFMTGKRAEEYFERFWRPKLEDFTTPENQPVFRGKEG from the coding sequence ATGACTATCAAGGACATAGCAAAGAAGGTCTTTCTGATTGAGATATTCAAAGGCATGGCACTGACATTGAGAATGATGTTTACCCATGCAGTCACACGGCAGTATCCAGAAGAAAGGAGGGAGCCGTTTCCAGGTTTCAGGGGACTTCATGCACTTGTAAGAAATCCTGATGGAAAGGCGCGCTGTGTAGGTTGTGGACTCTGTGCTGCTATATGTCCGTCACAGTGCATTAATATATATACCAGTGAAAGTAAGGACCATAAGAAGGTTGTTGATAGATATGAGATAGAGGTCCTGAGGTGTGTTTATTGTGCATTCTGTGTAGAGGCATGTCCTTTCGGTGCAGTGGTGCTTACTCCACACTTTGAATATTCGGATTATTCGAGAGATGCACTCTATATGGATAAGGAAAAGCTCCTTTCTAACTGGGATAAATTCATGACTGGAAAAAGGGCAGAGGAATATTTCGAAAGATTCTGGAGGCCAAAGTTAGAAGATTTTACGACACCTGAAAATCAACCCGTGTTTAGAGGAAAGGAGGGATAA
- the nuoH gene encoding NADH-quinone oxidoreductase subunit NuoH, with product MIETVFFTGSSNWMLNIVFIIIKIAVVIGVTMLHVMYATYFERKVIGHMQVRLGPMRVGPHGVLQPLADMLKLFFKEDIIPANADKPVFKIAPIIPVFATLSSLAVIPFFEGFVIANINIGLLYIFAMSSLSAYGVVMAGWASNSKYSFLGGLRSSAQVISYEVAMGLSLVGVMILSGSLNLSEIVNAQQGYWYGMFLIPQFVAYFVFLVAMFAETNRTPFDLPEAESELVAGYFVEYSGMRFALYYAAEYIGMIIMSSIAVICFWGGWTLPPMLTDAIPALKAVPGIVWFLGKVYFHIFLYYWVRATVPRYRYDKLMALGWKVLIPLALANIVVTSIVKYVI from the coding sequence ATCATTGAGACAGTCTTTTTTACAGGGAGTTCTAATTGGATGCTGAATATTGTATTTATAATAATCAAGATAGCTGTAGTAATAGGTGTGACCATGCTTCATGTGATGTATGCTACCTATTTTGAAAGAAAGGTTATAGGTCATATGCAGGTCAGGCTCGGACCGATGCGGGTTGGCCCTCATGGAGTGCTTCAGCCCCTGGCAGATATGCTGAAACTCTTTTTCAAAGAGGACATTATACCCGCAAATGCAGACAAGCCCGTATTTAAAATAGCACCTATAATCCCTGTATTTGCAACTTTGAGTTCCCTTGCAGTGATTCCGTTTTTTGAGGGATTTGTAATAGCAAATATAAATATAGGACTGCTATATATCTTTGCAATGTCTTCTCTATCTGCATATGGAGTAGTAATGGCTGGATGGGCATCGAACTCAAAATATTCATTTCTTGGAGGGCTCAGGTCTTCTGCACAGGTAATAAGTTATGAGGTGGCAATGGGGCTTAGTCTTGTGGGAGTGATGATATTGTCAGGTTCATTGAATTTGAGCGAAATAGTTAATGCTCAGCAAGGGTATTGGTATGGTATGTTTTTGATACCTCAGTTTGTGGCATACTTTGTGTTTTTAGTGGCTATGTTTGCTGAGACCAACAGGACACCATTTGATTTGCCAGAGGCAGAGAGTGAGCTTGTTGCAGGATATTTTGTAGAATACAGCGGTATGAGGTTTGCACTGTATTATGCTGCAGAATACATAGGCATGATAATAATGTCCAGCATAGCAGTTATATGTTTTTGGGGAGGATGGACATTGCCGCCTATGCTGACAGATGCAATCCCAGCATTAAAGGCTGTGCCGGGCATAGTATGGTTTTTAGGCAAGGTGTATTTCCATATATTTTTGTATTATTGGGTGAGGGCTACTGTGCCAAGATACAGGTATGATAAGTTAATGGCACTGGGCTGGAAGGTGTTGATACCACTTGCACTGGCAAATATTGTTGTAACATCAATAGTTAAATATGTGATATAA